A genomic stretch from Ovis canadensis isolate MfBH-ARS-UI-01 breed Bighorn chromosome 5, ARS-UI_OviCan_v2, whole genome shotgun sequence includes:
- the GPR150 gene encoding probable G-protein coupled receptor 150 codes for MEAPFSPSTPSPAPNLSVPISLGWGLNLTSGQGAPGQGAPVPGPPPPPPPPPPPPSGPPSRRVRLVFLGVILVVTVAGNATVLCRLCGGGGGGPWPGPKRRKMDFLLVQLALADLYAGGGTALSQLAWELLGEPRRAAGDLACRCVHLLRASGRAASAHLVALIALERQRAVRRPQGPPLPARALAALGWLLALLLALPAAFVVRGGALSPPPPAAPPPARAWPGERRCHDIFAPLPRWHLMLYALYEALAGFAAPAAVMSVAVGRLLRAWRPRQPQAPSAAAAPRSASPGQASAPNVLPRAKVQSLKMSLVLALLFVGCQLPYFAARLAATWSSGPVGDWETDDLAVALRLVGVANSALDPFVYLFFQAGGCRLRRRLRRRLGALCCPPEGVEEDEEGARGHQALHRHRWPHPHYHHARREQAEQGYLRPPPPRPRPPPCSCESVF; via the coding sequence ATGGAGGCTCCCTTCAGCCCCTCAACTCCGTCGCCGGCGCCCAACCTCTCCGTACCCATCTCGCTGGGCTGGGGTCTCAACCTGACTTCCGGACAGGGAGCCCCCGGACAAGGAGCCCCTGTCCCGGGACCCCCGCCTCCGCCGCCtccgccgcctccgccgccgTCCGGGCCGCCCAGCCGCCGCGTCCGCCTGGTCTTCCTGGGGGTCATCCTGGTGGTGACGGTGGCCGGCAACGCCACGGTGCTGTGTCGCCtgtgcggcggcggcggcggcgggccctGGCCGGGTCCCAAGCGTCGCAAGATGGACTTCCTGCTGGTGCAGCTGGCCCTGGCCGACCTGTACGCGGGCGGGGGCACCGCGCTGTCGCAGCTGGCTTGGGAACTGCTGGGCGAGCCGCGCCGGGCCGCGGGCGACCTGGCGTGCCGCTGCGTGCACCTCCTGCGGGCGTCCGGCCGCGCCGCCTCGGCCCACCTCGTGGCGCTCATCGCCCTCGAGCGCCAGCGCGCCGTGCGCCGTCCGCAGGGCCCGCCGCTGCCGGCGCGCGCCCTCGCCGCCCTGGGCTGGCTGCTGGCGCTGCTGCTGGCGCTACCCGCCGCCTTCGTGGTGCGCGGGGGCGCCctctcgccgccgccgcccgccgcgcccccgcccgcccgcgcctGGCCCGGGGAGCGCCGCTGCCACGACATCTTCGCGCCGCTGCCGCGCTGGCACCTGATGCTGTACGCGCTCTACGAGGCCTTGGCTGGCTTCGCGGCGCCGGCCGCGGTCATGAGCGTCGCGGTCGGCCGCTTGCTCCGCGCCTGGCGGCCGCGCCAGCCCCAGGCCCCATCGGCGGCGGCGGCACCCAGGTCAGCCAGTCCGGGCCAGGCCTCCGCGCCCAATGTGCTGCCGCGCGCCAAGGTGCAGAGCCTCAAGATGAGCCTAGTGCTGGCGCTGCTGTTCGTGGGGTGCCAGCTGCCCTACTTCGCGGCCCGGCTGGCAGCCACGTGGTCGTCTGGACCCGTGGGGGACTGGGAGACCGACGACCTGGCGGTGGCGCTGCGCCTCGTGGGGGTGGCCAACAGCGCCCTCGATCCCTTCGTCTACCTGTTCTTCCAGGCGGGCGGCTGTCGGCTCCGGCGGCGCCTGCGGAGGCGCCTGGGCGCGCTGTGCTGCCCGCCGGAGGGAGTCGAGGAGGACGAGGAGGGGGCCCGGGGCCACCAGGCTCTCCACCGCCACCGCTGGCCCCACCCGCATTATCACCACGCCCGGCGGGAGCAGGCCGAGCAGGGTTACCTGCGCCCACCGCCGCCGCGCCCCCGGCCGCCGCCCTGCTCCTGCGAAAGCGTCTTCTAG